The Ferroacidibacillus organovorans genome has a window encoding:
- a CDS encoding serine hydrolase encodes MNTQRKNTRKTTSALEKNSQMRRLAASSRAADQPKKVAQNPQKKATSPRKTSSAAQPSKGRAQTAATVTKHNKKRMKKRRLRIMRFFTVAVAATILGAGGFVLTKDVAPSVAKSLRADWTMMLASTATIPFSQQEYNSLATKMRAYLNTVPGTVGVSLLDINSGAAVAIHGTATYSAAETLALPVTMTLYSDIAQGLLKPTDTVALTAADLQAGPGYIGGMPLGTSFTYAQLAKAAVVRGDVVAINMLMRALGPDQVSRFSQGLGSDAPMTPPYTVTPVDLTKYMVTLYTMAQAHKTALAPLLQDLAQVPTAGRLQSGLSGSSVSSFYHVLGNWPNQFHDSALFVIANRPLALSVCTEGMNETTADIVEKNLSAMVTQFVKQQMALHKTAP; translated from the coding sequence ATGAACACCCAAAGAAAAAATACGCGCAAGACAACCTCGGCGCTCGAAAAAAACAGTCAGATGAGACGTTTGGCCGCTTCGTCGCGCGCCGCAGATCAGCCAAAAAAAGTCGCGCAGAATCCACAAAAAAAAGCAACCTCTCCGCGAAAAACGTCATCTGCGGCACAGCCGTCAAAAGGTCGTGCACAAACGGCTGCGACTGTCACGAAACACAACAAAAAGCGAATGAAAAAAAGGCGCCTGCGCATCATGCGTTTTTTTACGGTCGCCGTCGCGGCGACAATCCTTGGCGCGGGCGGCTTCGTGCTAACAAAAGATGTCGCGCCCTCCGTCGCAAAATCGCTTCGCGCTGACTGGACCATGATGCTCGCCTCAACAGCGACGATCCCTTTTTCACAACAAGAGTACAACAGCCTTGCGACAAAAATGCGGGCCTATTTAAATACGGTTCCCGGCACAGTCGGCGTCTCTTTGCTCGATATCAACAGCGGAGCTGCGGTTGCCATTCACGGAACAGCGACGTATAGTGCGGCTGAAACACTCGCGCTGCCCGTAACCATGACTCTGTACAGCGACATCGCGCAGGGACTCTTGAAACCGACAGACACCGTCGCCCTGACGGCGGCCGACCTTCAGGCGGGACCAGGTTACATTGGCGGGATGCCCTTGGGTACGTCATTCACGTATGCACAACTCGCCAAAGCCGCCGTTGTGCGCGGAGATGTCGTTGCGATTAACATGCTGATGCGCGCGCTCGGGCCAGATCAAGTCAGCCGCTTCTCACAAGGCCTTGGCAGCGACGCCCCGATGACGCCTCCCTATACAGTGACACCGGTCGATCTCACAAAATACATGGTGACACTTTACACGATGGCTCAGGCGCACAAAACAGCGCTCGCGCCCCTTCTTCAAGATCTCGCTCAGGTGCCAACCGCCGGACGGCTTCAGTCGGGACTCTCTGGCAGTTCTGTGTCCTCTTTCTATCACGTTCTCGGGAATTGGCCGAACCAATTTCACGACTCCGCGCTCTTTGTGATCGCGAATCGACCGCTTGCGCTCTCTGTTTGTACAGAAGGCATGAATGAGACAACCGCCGACATCGTAGAAAAAAACCTCTCCGCCATGGTAACCCAATTTGTAAAACAGCAAATGGCGCTGCACAAAACAGCGCCATGA
- a CDS encoding response regulator transcription factor, with protein sequence MNDTRMIVPIRDVKVRREVLLPTGQETSRPGRILIVDDERGIQDFLLFGLRDEGFDVATASDGEEALQVLEIFRPHIVLLDIMLPGMDGFEVCRLMKERSRVSIIMLTAKEEVDDRVRGLSAGADDYVVKPFAFVELKARIEARLRGQFPELTSVHRIGKFEIDKVQRLIRYEGRALGLSRTEFSLLELLLEKPGVARSREEIMQRVWGQDFHGEDNILEVYIRYLRHKLNDTKRQLIRTVRGVGYRVEVQ encoded by the coding sequence ATGAATGACACGAGAATGATTGTTCCGATTCGCGATGTTAAAGTGCGCCGCGAAGTGTTGCTGCCAACGGGCCAGGAGACTTCGCGGCCTGGACGTATTCTGATTGTCGATGACGAGCGGGGAATTCAGGATTTTCTCTTGTTCGGATTGCGCGATGAAGGGTTTGACGTGGCGACTGCATCTGATGGAGAAGAGGCGCTTCAAGTACTTGAAATTTTTCGTCCGCACATTGTTCTCCTTGACATCATGCTGCCGGGGATGGACGGTTTTGAGGTGTGTCGGCTGATGAAGGAGCGCTCGCGCGTCTCGATCATCATGCTCACGGCAAAAGAAGAGGTGGACGATCGTGTGCGCGGTCTCAGTGCCGGCGCGGATGATTATGTAGTCAAACCGTTTGCGTTCGTTGAACTCAAGGCGCGAATTGAGGCGCGTTTGCGCGGGCAGTTTCCTGAGTTGACTTCGGTTCACCGCATTGGGAAATTTGAGATTGACAAGGTCCAGCGCCTGATTCGCTACGAAGGCCGCGCACTCGGGCTCTCGCGCACGGAGTTTAGCCTGCTTGAGCTCTTGCTTGAAAAACCGGGTGTCGCGCGCTCGCGCGAAGAGATCATGCAGCGCGTGTGGGGACAGGATTTTCACGGGGAAGACAACATTCTTGAGGTTTACATTCGCTACTTGAGGCACAAATTGAACGACACGAAGCGACAGCTCATTCGCACGGTCCGGGGTGTCGGCTATCGTGTGGAAGTTCAGTAA
- a CDS encoding sensor histidine kinase yields the protein MWKFSKDRFLTPPAHTIRRSLYSRYVWVVVSILLIIGIIQVQTLRSTLIIAGETTLVFNLRDALYHEKITPENLHIIAPQLLHMLSSRAVNVAVYDSNLRLVGKQMAAYDPMPLQPMTPQIVSLVWGSEDTPYGRFKNLRIMLSHGAIQVYAPLGTRAHPAGYLQIAYRDQILYPFIWRGMALYFTASVLLLIFAAISLLPVVESALAPLHRLLATASRIRSGAVEERLPVTGTRETEQLAVMINEGLDQLQEAVRQEKESTQRMKRFVSSASHELRTPLTSLKGFSEVLLRRLDTYRENTSVAREIALNAAPRRLRPMLEEAFVRDEQLVELRHAVASMQNETARLEELVRDLLQLARLDEHFKLNRSVIDLAAFISEHQAQYEILSKGQKMFFHLTPCSVSCDPSLLQQVIYNLIMNALHYTNVQTGEIHVTVSPRGKDGAILEVSDNGPGIDPAHLERIFDRFFRASEARERNPGGAGLGLSICAAIIAAHEGKIYAQSTLGVGTTMTVEL from the coding sequence GTGTGGAAGTTCAGTAAGGACAGATTTTTGACACCCCCGGCGCACACGATCAGGCGCTCGCTTTACTCGCGCTATGTGTGGGTCGTCGTCAGCATTCTTTTGATTATCGGGATCATCCAGGTGCAGACGCTGCGCAGCACGCTGATCATTGCGGGCGAGACAACGCTTGTGTTCAATTTGCGCGATGCGCTTTATCACGAGAAGATCACACCTGAGAATCTTCACATCATCGCGCCACAACTTCTTCACATGCTCAGTTCGCGCGCGGTGAATGTAGCTGTCTATGATTCCAATTTGAGGCTTGTCGGCAAGCAGATGGCGGCGTATGACCCAATGCCGCTGCAACCGATGACTCCGCAGATTGTCAGTCTCGTCTGGGGATCGGAAGACACGCCGTACGGGCGTTTCAAAAATTTGCGGATCATGCTGTCGCATGGAGCCATCCAGGTCTATGCGCCGCTTGGGACACGCGCACACCCGGCGGGGTATCTGCAAATCGCCTATCGAGATCAAATCTTGTATCCTTTTATTTGGCGTGGGATGGCGCTTTACTTTACGGCGAGTGTACTGCTTCTTATCTTTGCGGCAATCTCGCTTTTGCCTGTCGTCGAGTCGGCACTCGCGCCGCTCCATCGTCTGCTGGCGACGGCTTCCCGCATTCGCTCTGGCGCCGTCGAAGAGCGGCTTCCGGTGACTGGCACGCGCGAGACGGAACAGCTTGCTGTCATGATCAATGAGGGACTCGATCAACTGCAGGAGGCTGTTCGTCAGGAAAAAGAAAGCACCCAGCGCATGAAACGGTTTGTCTCATCTGCGTCACACGAATTGCGCACACCACTCACATCGCTCAAAGGTTTTAGCGAGGTACTTTTGCGCCGCCTTGACACGTATCGCGAGAACACGAGTGTGGCGCGTGAGATTGCGCTAAACGCTGCGCCGCGGAGATTGCGTCCAATGCTTGAAGAGGCGTTTGTCCGCGATGAACAGCTTGTTGAGCTCAGGCACGCCGTCGCCTCGATGCAAAATGAAACGGCGCGCCTGGAAGAACTCGTGAGAGACCTTTTGCAATTGGCTCGGCTCGATGAACATTTTAAGCTTAATCGAAGTGTGATCGATCTTGCCGCGTTTATTTCTGAACATCAAGCTCAGTATGAGATTCTCTCAAAAGGCCAAAAAATGTTCTTTCATCTTACACCGTGCAGTGTCTCGTGCGATCCGTCACTTCTTCAGCAAGTGATCTATAATTTGATCATGAATGCATTGCACTACACGAATGTCCAAACGGGTGAAATTCATGTCACTGTTTCACCGCGGGGCAAGGATGGCGCAATCCTGGAAGTGTCTGACAATGGCCCGGGGATTGACCCTGCACATCTTGAACGGATTTTTGATCGCTTTTTTCGGGCGTCAGAAGCGCGTGAGCGAAACCCTGGCGGCGCGGGACTTGGTCTCTCGATCTGCGCGGCGATCATTGCGGCGCATGAAGGTAAAATTTATGCACAGAGCACGCTTGGTGTTGGTACGACCATGACGGTTGAACTGTGA